The sequence GAAACCGCCAAGGCCTTCCCGGATCAGTTCAACTCCCAGAGCGACAAGACCGATCCCGAGGTCAACCCGAAGATCTGGGACAACCTCGATGATTTCAAGGCGCATGCCGCCAAGCTTTCCACCGATGCCGAGACGGCACTCGCCCAGCTTCCCGCTGACAAGGCCGGCGTCGGCGCGACGCTGAAGACCCTCGGCGGCAGCTGCGGCGCCTGTCATCAGGCCTACCGCATCAAGAAGGACTAAGCGGTAGGTCGGTCTCGCCCAGAACAATTCCAGGAAAAGTGCGTGGCGCTTTTCCGTCCGGAATTGCGTAAAGGCAAAAATCGATTTTAGCGTCCGCACTGGTTCTACCGGTGCGGGCCTCTTTGGTTTTAGAGCTAAGGCTAAGGGGTGGAATGATGGCGCGGTTTATTCGATGGCTGCTTTGCCTTTTCGGCGTGATCATCCTCGGCAGCGGCGCGTTTTACGTCATCACCGCGCCGTCGCCCTTTCCGGCGAGCCATTGGGCCAATCTCGGTGATCCCGACATCAAGAACGGCGAGATGGTGTTTTGGGCGGGCGGCTGTACGAGCTGTCATGCGGCTCCCGGCGCGCAAGGCGACGCCAAGCTGGTGCTTTCGGGCGGTCTCGCCCTTACCAGCCCGTTCGGCACCTTCCATGTCCCGAATATCTCGCCGGATGAGAAGGCGGGGCTTGGCAGCTGGACGCTTGCCGATTTCGGCAATGCCATGAAGCGCGGCGTCGGCAAAAACGGCGAACATCTCTATCCGTCCTTTCCCTACGGCTCCTATACCCGCATGAGTGACAAGGACATCAACGATCTCTGGGGCTTCCTGAAGACGCTGCCGAAAAGCGACAATGTCGCTCCGCCGCACGAGCTGCCCTTTCCCTTCAATATTCGGCTGGCGCTCGGCGGCTGGAAGTTCCTTTATCTCAACGATCAGCCGCGCGTCGTGCTTGCCAATGCCGACGAGAAGGTCAAGCGTGGTCAGTATCTCGTGGAAGGACCGGGACATTGTGGCGAATGCCATACGCCACGCGACAACCTCGGCGGCTTCGTGAGCGGCCAATGGCTGGCGGGAGCGCCCAATCCGGAAGGCAAGGGCCAGATTCCGGACATCACACCCGGCTCCAAGGCCATCGGCAGCTGGAGCGCCGGCGACATTGCCAACTACCTAGAAACCGGCTTCACCCCAGATTATGACTCGGCCGGCGGCTCGATGGCCGAAGTCCAGCAAAACATCGCCCACCTGCCGGCATCCGACCGCGAGGCGATCGCAGCCTATCTGAAGGCGCTTCCGCCGAAGTGATGCTCAAGCGGCGCCTGAACGCTTGGCGAGATAGAGATGCGTTTCATAATGCAGCTCGAATACGCCGCCATGCGCGTTGATGGCATCAGCAAGCTCGGAAAGCAGCGTTTCCCGCTGATCCTCGGTCAAAAGCCGGTAGCTTGAGAGCGTCCGCAAAAGGTCGGTATAGCTTTGTGCCGTGTGCGAGCGGCTCCAGGAATAGCAATGATGCGCAGGAGCTTCGAAGTGGTCGGACTGCCGCAGCTCCCGAGCAAAGGGGCCATCGGGGAGATACCAGGCTTCCACGGGCGGACCGGCGAGTTGCGGTGCATGGCGGGCGTAGACCCCCGCGAATTTTTCTGACAGCGGCGGTTCCGGCTTCATCGGCACATTGCCGAAGACTGCGAGTGTTCCTTCCGGCGCGAGGAGGGCGGCCGTCCTGGCGAAGCGCAGTTCCGGCGAAACCCAATGGAAGGATTGGGCCGCGAATATCAGCCTGAGGCTCTCCGGCTCGCACGGCCATGCTTCGAAGGTGGTTTGCTCGAACCGCACTCGCGGAAATTCCGCCAATCTTTCCTGGGCAACAGCAATCAGTTCCGCGCCGGGATCAAGCGCGAGAACCGAGAAGCTGCGGCGAGCAAAGCTCTCTGTCGCCTGTCCGGTGCCGCAGCCGATTTCGAGGACCTGATCCTTGGCTTGCAGCCCGGCAAAGTCGATGACATCGGCAAAAAGCGCATCGGGATAGAGCGGGCGGGAAGCATGGTAGAGGCTGGCGACGCCATCGAATGTGAACCGCTGTTCCAAGTCGCATCTCCAGTTGCAGATCGAAGTCGACAGCCATTTTTCTAGCGTATTTCCGGTCAAGCTTGTAGCCATGGGATTCGGCAACAGGAGAGGGTGGTCGTGGACGCAAGGGTGGCGCGGAAGGTTCCTTATTTCAGCCAATGGGAAACGCCTGACATGACGCTGGCGGTCGTCGCCGAGGGTGCGCAATCGGCCTTGCTGAAGGACCCGCTCTGGGCGTCATCCGGCGCTAGCAGCGTCGAGGATTATGCGCGCTGGGCCGGCAATCTTTGCGGCATGGCCTGCCTGAAGATGGTGCTCGCCGCCCGCACCGGCAAAACCATCCCGATCATGGATCTGGCCGTGGGTTGCCGGGAATATGGCGGCTATGTCGAGGAGGCGGATGGCCGGATCAGGGGATTGATCTATGCGCCGTTCGTCCCATTCGTTCGTGACCGCTTCGATCTGGATGCTCGCGTCGTCACCGGGATTTCCGTCGCCGACATCACCGATATCCTCGACCAGTCGGAGTTCTTCATCGCGTCGGTGCATCATTCGATCCGCTGGCCAGAGACCGAGCCGCCGGCCAAGGGTGGCCATCTGGTGCTGGTGACGGCCATCGACGGCAATAATATCCGCTTCCACAATCCATCCGGCCACATCGATGCGACGCGCGAGGATGCGGAGATGCCGCTCAAGATTTTCGAGAGGTTCTTTGCAGGCCGCGGGATCGCCATCGATCACTGAAGCATTTCCAAATGCGCATCGGTTTTTCGCCCGGAATGCGCGAAACCGGAAACACTCTAAAAATCAATATCGGATGGCGATCCTCTTAAAGGCCGGCATCAGGCCAGAGCCTGCAGGTAGCGCATGCCGGTGACCGGGCGCGGCTTGAAATCCATGTTTTCGTAGAAGCGGTGGGCCTGGAAATTGCCTGTGGCGGCTCCCACGGAAAGGTAGCTGCAGCCCGCCTTGCGGGCGATGTCGCGAGCGCGGTCGACGAGATGCTGCCCGACGCCATGGCCGCGATGGCCGTCGCGGACGAAGAGATGGTGCAGATCCATGCCTCGCTGTCCCTCTTGCGCCTTGTAGAGCGGCACGAGAATGGCGTAGCCGATCAGTCCCTGCTCGCCTTCGGCAACAAGCGCGGTGATCCACGGCATAGGACCGAAGAGATCGCGCTCAAGCTGCTCGGGCGTGGTGCCGGAGGCGTCGCCATGATGGGCGGCGAGCAGCCGGATCATGTCGTTGAGCTCAGGCAGGTCGCGCGGCTGGGCATTGCGGATGGTCAAAACCGGAGGGCGGAGAAGTGAGATGTCGCTATCGTCTAGCATGGCATTTTGCGTCCTTGTTTTTTGAATGAGCCGTCAGGACGCTGCCGATACAACAAAGCCGCCTGACGGCGGCTTGTTGACAATATGATCTGTCTTGGCCGCCCGTTACAGGTACAGCCAAAAATACGAGCAATTATGGAGCGCGTGCGTGATCATGGGCGCATCAATGATCTGGTTCAGCGCGTTTGTCAATGGGGCCTCAATGCTCGTGTTCGCACAGGCCGTGATCGGAAAGTGCGCGGATGACATAGCAGTCTTCGATGCTATGGCCGTCGCAATGCGAAACGATACGCTCCAGCTCATGCTCGAGCTTCTTCAGTCGTGCGATCTTGGTGCGAACGTCATCGAGATGCTCCTTGGCGATACGGTCGGCGCCGACGCAGGGGCGGTCCGGATGCTGGCTGAGCGAGATCAGTTCCTTGATGGCGTCGATCGTCAGGCCCAGGTCGCGGCCATGCCTGATAAAGGCGAGGCGTTCAAGATCGGCTTTGGAGTAACGCCGCTGGTTTCCTTCGCTGCGTTCCGGCTCCGATATCAGGCCCATCTGTTCGTAATAGCGGATTGTCGGCACTTTCACGCCGGTCCGCTTTGATAGATCGCCGATGGTCAGCATTGCGTGCTCCATACCTCTAGTCTCTAGAGCAATATATGAGGCCATTCGTCGAAATTGCAAGGCCAGGTAGCTGTGACCGCCGGCCGAGATACTGTCGGCCACCTCATCGTCCGGTCGTCGCCACGAAATTTGGCTTCCAATTCATCATCACAAATAGTATACCTCCCTATATTATAAATCGAGGCTACGATGTCCCATACCATTCGTCAGCAAGCCAAGCTTCTCTCTCGCGTCCGCCGCCTCAAAGGGCAGATGGAAGCGGTGGAGCGGGCGCTCGAGGCCGAGCGTCCCTGCGGGGAAATCTTGCAGTTGCTCGCCTCCATTCGCGGCGCCTTGACGGGATTGACCGGGGAGGTTCTGGAAGACCATCTGCAGGAACATGTGCTGCATGCCGAAAGCGAAGAGGCTCGTCGTCAGGCAGTCGATGAGATAGCCGACGTGCTGAAGACCTATCTGCGATGACAGGCGCCAGGCGCCGAACGAGAAAGTAAAGTCATGAGCATTTCCTCCGAAATGGGCCACAGCCATGTTTTTCTGGGCTCCGACCATCAGCGTAACGAACGCCGCATCTGGCTTGTCATCGCGCTGACCGCCGTCATGATGGTGGTCGAGATCGGCGCGGGCACGATCTATGGCTCGATGGCGCTGCTCGCCGACGGCTGGCATATGTCGACCCATGTGAGCGCCATGTTGATTTCGGCGCTCGCCTATCTCTACGCGCGCCGGCATGCGCATAATGCACGCTTCACCTTCGGCACCGGCAAATTCGGCGATCTCGCGGGCTTTGCCAGCGCGATCGTGTTGGCGCTGATCGCGCTGATCATGGGCTGGGAGAGCATACTGAGATTGCTCGATCCGGTGGCGATCAATTTCCGCGAGGCCATCGCAATTGCTGTTGTCGGTCTTATCGTCAATCTCGTCAGCGCATGGCTTCTGCGCGATGATCACAGCCATCATCACCACGGTTACGCCGGCCACGGGCACAGCCATGGCCACGCCCATACGCACGATCACGACCATCATCATGACGATCACCATCACGACCATGGCCAAAAAGGTGGCAGGGATAACAATCTGCGCTCGGTCTATGTCCATGTCATCGCCGATGCGATGACCTCGGTTCTCGCCATCGTTGCCCTGCTGCTTGGCAGCCGTTTCGGCTGGACCTTCCTCGATCCCGTCATGGGCATCGTCGGCGGCCTGGTGATCCTGCAATGGGCCTGGAGTCTGCTGCGCGCCTCCGGCGCGGTTCTCCTGGATTTTATCCCACCGGGTGAAGATCTGCCTGAGGAGATCCGCGAAGCGATCGAAACGGATGGGGATCGGATTACCGATCTGCATGTATGGCAGGTCGGCCCTGGGCATCATGCGGCTATCGTTGCGGTCGCGACGCCCGTCTCGCGCGATCCGTCTTTCTACAAGGCGCTGCTTGCCGAGATCCACGAGCTCTCGCACGTGACGGTCGAAGTTACCGTCGACAAGGCGGCATAGAATCCGCTAGCAATCGGTAAGGTCAGAGGCTTGCCATATTCCTCGCATAGCCAAAATCTGCCCGATTCTGCTGGAGGCCCCTCGTATGCCCACATTGCTCACCCGCCGCCGCCTCATGGCGGGCTCGGCGCTGCTTCTTCCCGCCCTGACGCTCGGCCCCGACGCGCTCTTTGCCCAGAATAGCAGCGCCTCGCCACAGATGCCGCCCACAACGGATAATTCGGCAGCACCCGATGCCAGCGGCCAGGGAATGGAAGACAGCAGCGGAACGCAGGATAATTCGCAGCTGTCCGACGATGTCGACAAGCAGCTTGCCGATCTGGAAAAGAAGACCGGCGGGCGCCTCGGTGTCTCCGTACTCGACACTGAAACCAATATTTCTCTCGGCCATCGCGAGGAGGAGCATTTTCCCCTGTGCAGCACCTACAAGGCGCTTGCTGCCGGCTTTGTGCTGGCGCGCGTCGATCAGGGCACGGAAAAGCTCGACCGCCGCGTCACCTATGGCAAGGACAAGGTCGTCACCTATTCGCCAGAAACAGAAAAGCATGCCGACGGCGATGGCATGACCATTGCCGAACTCTGCGCAGCTGCGATCACGCTGAGCGACAATACGGCTGGCAATCTTCTGCTCGAAAGTTTCGGCGGACCCGCGGCTTTGACCTCGTGGCTGCGCACCACAGGCGACACCGAGACCCGGCTTGACCGCAACGAGCCGGATGTCAACCAGGCCATAAAAGAGGACCCACGCGATACGACGACCCCGGATGCGATGCTGGATTCGATCGGCCTTCTGACACTCGGCAATACGCTGTCGGAAACATCGAGGGAGCAGCTGGTAAACTGGCTCGTCGCCAATACGACGGGAAATAATCGCTTGCGGGCCGGCCTGCCGAAGGAATGGAAGGTCGGCGACAAGACCGGTACCGGCAATAACGGTTCCTATGCCGATATCGCTGTCATCTGGCCGCCGGACCGGGGTGCGATCCTGGTCACGACCTTTGTTGCCGAGGCGACCGCGCCTGCAAAGGACGTCGAGGCAGTGTTTGCCGAGATCGGCAAGATCGTTGTCGACATGGTCGGGCAATAGCGAGATATCGATAATGAAAACAAGACGATAAGAGCGAGATGTGAATCAAGTCCGTATCGTCTTCAAGTGGTTTGGCAATTGATTCAGACCAGCGCCAATGCCGCAGCTGCGCTGTCCGTTTCCTGATCGCTATCATCATCAGTGTTGCCGGCTCCGAACTTCTGCTTGATCTCATCGGCAATCTGGTCGTTGATTGCCTTCTGCTCGTCGGCCGGCAAGGACTTGAACGAATCTTCCGTCAGGCCATGTGCCTCGAGATATTGCGCGCGGATCTTCTGCGCGGGCGTCATGTTCGCCCATTTGGCAAACTCGTCGAGAACGTCCTGATCGGATTGCCCGCTTGACGATGCCGAGCTGCTTCCGTCCGCGGCCGCCACGCCATCCTGCTCGCTGCCGTCGCTCGAGGTCGAAGACGATGCGCTGCCAAACTGGCTGAGCCAGAAGCCGGATGAAATCGAGGAGGGGACGCCGCTGGACGAGATGGACGGTCCCTGCGAATCGTCCTGCTGGCCGTCGCCGTCGTCCGGCAGCGAGAAGGGTGTGCTGTCGTCACTGTCGCTGCTTTGCTGGCTGCGGATCGGCGTGCTGAAATAATTTTGAGTGCCGCTGTGCACTTTCATCGTCATATCTCCCTGCGGGTCGAGACGACGATGACTCTGCAAGCCTGTCTGGGGCTTGTGCGGTTAAGCTTCCTCAGGTGCCGCAGAAGGTCTGAAGCACCCGTTCCGTCGGCAATGGCGGCTCGGCATAAGGCGCAAAAGCAGGCTGATCCTGGTAAGGAGTTGCAAGCACCTTCAGCAACGCTTCGAACAACGAAAAATCACCATCCTCGACCGCCGCCTCGATGGCCTGTTCGATTCGGTGATTGCGGGGGATGAAGGCCGGATTGACCTTGCGCATCGCCGCCGACCGCGCCGCCGGCGTCTGCGGATCGCGAGCGAGCCGCTCCTGCCAGCGTCCAAGCCATAATGTCGCTGCTTGCGGGTCGTTGAACGCGGCGGCGAAATCGGTCACGTCCTCGTCTGCAGCGAGTGCCGCAAGTCGGCGGAAGGTGATGGTAAAATCAGCGCCTTGCTGATGCATCGTCGCCAGCAGCGACTGGATCAGGTCCAGATCGCCGTCCTCTTCGCTCACAAGCCCGATCTTGGCGCGCATGCCGGCAAGCCAACAGGCCTGAAAGCGTTCGCCATAGGCTTTGATAACCGTATTTGCCAGATCGATCGCCACATCGACGGAGGGGTCAATCAGCGGGATCAGTGTCTCGCCGAGGCGCGCAAGATTCCATTGGCCGATCGCGGGCTGGTTGGCATAGGCATAGCGGCCGGTGCGGTCGATGGACGAGAACACGGTCGCCGGATCATAGGCATCCATGAAGGCGCAGGGACCGAAATCGATCGTCTCGCCCGAAACGGTCATATTGTCGGTGTTCATCACGCCATGGATGAAGCCGACATGGAGCCAGCGCGCGATCAATGATGCTTGCCGATCGGCCACGGCTTCTAGCAGTGCAAGATAAGGGTTCTTGCGGTCTCTGATTTCCGGGTAATGCCTGGCAATGACGTGATCCGCCAGGGTCCGCACGCTCTCCGTATCGCCCCGCGCCGCAAAGAACTGGAAGGTGCCGACGCGGATATGGCTTGCCGCCACGCGGGTAAATACCGCACCGGGTAATACTTCCTCGCGATAGACAGGCTCACCTGATGTCACGGCCGCGAGCGCCCGCGTCGTC comes from Rhizobium tropici CIAT 899 and encodes:
- a CDS encoding c-type cytochrome, which codes for MKWKAIVMATALAGIALGSVVAADGTHDSRIGMMKKIGGAAGALGAIAKGDKPYDADIVKASLTTIAETAKAFPDQFNSQSDKTDPEVNPKIWDNLDDFKAHAAKLSTDAETALAQLPADKAGVGATLKTLGGSCGACHQAYRIKKD
- a CDS encoding cytochrome c, whose amino-acid sequence is MMARFIRWLLCLFGVIILGSGAFYVITAPSPFPASHWANLGDPDIKNGEMVFWAGGCTSCHAAPGAQGDAKLVLSGGLALTSPFGTFHVPNISPDEKAGLGSWTLADFGNAMKRGVGKNGEHLYPSFPYGSYTRMSDKDINDLWGFLKTLPKSDNVAPPHELPFPFNIRLALGGWKFLYLNDQPRVVLANADEKVKRGQYLVEGPGHCGECHTPRDNLGGFVSGQWLAGAPNPEGKGQIPDITPGSKAIGSWSAGDIANYLETGFTPDYDSAGGSMAEVQQNIAHLPASDREAIAAYLKALPPK
- a CDS encoding class I SAM-dependent methyltransferase → MEQRFTFDGVASLYHASRPLYPDALFADVIDFAGLQAKDQVLEIGCGTGQATESFARRSFSVLALDPGAELIAVAQERLAEFPRVRFEQTTFEAWPCEPESLRLIFAAQSFHWVSPELRFARTAALLAPEGTLAVFGNVPMKPEPPLSEKFAGVYARHAPQLAGPPVEAWYLPDGPFARELRQSDHFEAPAHHCYSWSRSHTAQSYTDLLRTLSSYRLLTEDQRETLLSELADAINAHGGVFELHYETHLYLAKRSGAA
- a CDS encoding C39 family peptidase, translated to MTLAVVAEGAQSALLKDPLWASSGASSVEDYARWAGNLCGMACLKMVLAARTGKTIPIMDLAVGCREYGGYVEEADGRIRGLIYAPFVPFVRDRFDLDARVVTGISVADITDILDQSEFFIASVHHSIRWPETEPPAKGGHLVLVTAIDGNNIRFHNPSGHIDATREDAEMPLKIFERFFAGRGIAIDH
- a CDS encoding GNAT family N-acetyltransferase; the protein is MLDDSDISLLRPPVLTIRNAQPRDLPELNDMIRLLAAHHGDASGTTPEQLERDLFGPMPWITALVAEGEQGLIGYAILVPLYKAQEGQRGMDLHHLFVRDGHRGHGVGQHLVDRARDIARKAGCSYLSVGAATGNFQAHRFYENMDFKPRPVTGMRYLQALA
- a CDS encoding MerR family transcriptional regulator codes for the protein MLTIGDLSKRTGVKVPTIRYYEQMGLISEPERSEGNQRRYSKADLERLAFIRHGRDLGLTIDAIKELISLSQHPDRPCVGADRIAKEHLDDVRTKIARLKKLEHELERIVSHCDGHSIEDCYVIRALSDHGLCEHEH
- the dmeR gene encoding Ni(II)/Co(II)-sensing transcriptional repressor DmeR — protein: MSHTIRQQAKLLSRVRRLKGQMEAVERALEAERPCGEILQLLASIRGALTGLTGEVLEDHLQEHVLHAESEEARRQAVDEIADVLKTYLR
- the dmeF gene encoding CDF family Co(II)/Ni(II) efflux transporter DmeF is translated as MSISSEMGHSHVFLGSDHQRNERRIWLVIALTAVMMVVEIGAGTIYGSMALLADGWHMSTHVSAMLISALAYLYARRHAHNARFTFGTGKFGDLAGFASAIVLALIALIMGWESILRLLDPVAINFREAIAIAVVGLIVNLVSAWLLRDDHSHHHHGYAGHGHSHGHAHTHDHDHHHDDHHHDHGQKGGRDNNLRSVYVHVIADAMTSVLAIVALLLGSRFGWTFLDPVMGIVGGLVILQWAWSLLRASGAVLLDFIPPGEDLPEEIREAIETDGDRITDLHVWQVGPGHHAAIVAVATPVSRDPSFYKALLAEIHELSHVTVEVTVDKAA
- the bla gene encoding class A beta-lactamase, giving the protein MPTLLTRRRLMAGSALLLPALTLGPDALFAQNSSASPQMPPTTDNSAAPDASGQGMEDSSGTQDNSQLSDDVDKQLADLEKKTGGRLGVSVLDTETNISLGHREEEHFPLCSTYKALAAGFVLARVDQGTEKLDRRVTYGKDKVVTYSPETEKHADGDGMTIAELCAAAITLSDNTAGNLLLESFGGPAALTSWLRTTGDTETRLDRNEPDVNQAIKEDPRDTTTPDAMLDSIGLLTLGNTLSETSREQLVNWLVANTTGNNRLRAGLPKEWKVGDKTGTGNNGSYADIAVIWPPDRGAILVTTFVAEATAPAKDVEAVFAEIGKIVVDMVGQ
- a CDS encoding protein adenylyltransferase SelO, producing the protein MSSPLHDDTALRAPPIAFDNSYVRLPPQFFADQAPTPVTAPQLIKFNEVLARELGLDVETLKQNAAAIFSGNELLPGSQPIAMAYAGHQFGNFVPQLGDGRAILLGEVKDRSGKRRDIQLKGPGPTPFSRRGDGRAALGPVLREYIVSEAMHALGIPTTRALAAVTSGEPVYREEVLPGAVFTRVAASHIRVGTFQFFAARGDTESVRTLADHVIARHYPEIRDRKNPYLALLEAVADRQASLIARWLHVGFIHGVMNTDNMTVSGETIDFGPCAFMDAYDPATVFSSIDRTGRYAYANQPAIGQWNLARLGETLIPLIDPSVDVAIDLANTVIKAYGERFQACWLAGMRAKIGLVSEEDGDLDLIQSLLATMHQQGADFTITFRRLAALAADEDVTDFAAAFNDPQAATLWLGRWQERLARDPQTPAARSAAMRKVNPAFIPRNHRIEQAIEAAVEDGDFSLFEALLKVLATPYQDQPAFAPYAEPPLPTERVLQTFCGT